A window of the Lactuca sativa cultivar Salinas chromosome 5, Lsat_Salinas_v11, whole genome shotgun sequence genome harbors these coding sequences:
- the LOC111914986 gene encoding LOW QUALITY PROTEIN: protein TAPETUM DETERMINANT 1 (The sequence of the model RefSeq protein was modified relative to this genomic sequence to represent the inferred CDS: inserted 3 bases in 3 codons), which produces MNLKSDNGFTKKELSLRLRIALVTATCTVVLVVVAFVTGTLQYGRILVEPSSTLVVAKSTAYNSTINPSLHRKLLHNHATQVEXKRIWGDKCSKSDIVINQGPTDPLPSXIPTYTVEIMNVCTTGCDISGIXLSCGWFSSARLINPHLFKRLHYDDCLVNNGKPLILDAYGY; this is translated from the exons ATGAATTTGAAGTCCGATAATGGTTTCACGAAGAAGGAATTATCGTTAAGGCTGCGCATCGCATTGGTTACCGCCACATGTACGGTGGTGCTAGTGGTTGTTGCGTTCGTTACAG GTACGTTGCAATATGGTCGTATTTTAGTGGAGCCTAGTAGTACTCTCGTTGTTGCCAAGAGTACTGCTTACAACAGCACGATAAATCCCAGTCTCCATCGCAAGCTTCTTCACAATCATG CAACACAGGTGG ATAAACGAATATGGGGCGACAAGTGTTCAAAATCCGACATTGTCATCAACCAGGGTCCCACAGATCCCCTACCAA GCATCCCCACTTACACAGTTGAAATCATGAACGTTTGCACCACCGGCTGCGACATCTCCGGCA CTCTCAGCTGCGGTTGGTTCAGCTCCGCCAGGCTCATTAACCCCCACCTCTTCAAACGCCTCCATTACGACGACTGCCTTGTCAACAACGGCAAACCCCTC ATTTTAGATGCTTACGGATATTAA